From a region of the Falco peregrinus isolate bFalPer1 chromosome 5, bFalPer1.pri, whole genome shotgun sequence genome:
- the THNSL1 gene encoding threonine synthase-like 1, whose protein sequence is MFHVVQCQPLRLLTQNSLSGMCLKLMLSRPVAFAQIWKSWFSSHSLVGNKNIILMGLPGAGKTTTGRIVGQKLDCPVIDIDDDVLETTWNMSVSEKLQDVGNEQFLEEEGKVLLTFSASGSVISLTGSNPMHAAGMQHMKKNGIVVYLDVPTAVIMSRLKSMKVDRIVGQSPGISLKDILQFRKQFYKKWYDIRVLCGGDIAAEIVAEKVLDAVKRYQNSELETFISTRSSRSGRSMEKDSHNYFSDVVIQGLAPDGGLFVPERGLPRFTAGEWQGLIEATYIERAQVILERCIHPADVPASKLAEIIGTAYGENFTCSKIAPVRHLAGNQFLLELFHGPTASFKDFALQMVPHIFAYCIPRSCNYLVLVATSGDTGSAVLDGFSRLHDTDKQRIAVINFFPEDGVSPIQKSQMIGCQKENAWSIGVKSDFDFCQTAIKQIFTNSDYTGFLTVEYGTALAAANSINWARLLPQIVYHASAYLDLVHQGIIPFGSPVDVCIPTGNFGNILAALYAKMMGIPIRKCICASNENNVLTDFIRTGVYDLRGRKLIPTFSPAVDILKSSNLERYLHLIANEDGQLVTQLYNQLENKGHFQLRKDLLEKLQRDLVAGWCSEEDCLAAIHSVYSTTGYILDTHTAVAKVVADRLQDRTCPIIISSTAHYSKFAPAILRALRIAEINQNPLSQLYLLSSYSPLPPVHWGLLETLKKKGSEEHQVCAADMSMLMSCIETLIQNRFMKVF, encoded by the coding sequence ATGTTTCACGTTGTTCAATGTCAGCCTTTAAGGCTTTTAACCCAAAACAGTCTTTCTGGCATGTGTTTAAAACTGATGCTTTCAAGACCTGTTGCATTTGCACAGATATGGAAGTCATGGTTCTCAAGCCATTCTCTTgttggaaacaaaaatattatccTGATGGGACTTCCGGGTGCTGGGAAAACAACGACTGGGAGAATAGTAGGTCAGAAGCTAGACTGCCCTGTCATAGACATAGATGACGATGTCCTTGAAACAACCTGGAATATGAGTGTGTCGGAAAAACTGCAGGATGTTGGTAATGAGCAATTTttagaggaggaaggaaaagtcCTGTTGACATTTTCAGCATCTGGAAGTGTCATTTCCCTTACTGGGTCCAATCCAATGCATGCTGCTGGCATGcagcatatgaaaaaaaatgggataGTTGTGTATCTGGATGTGCCCACAGCAGTCATTATGAGCAGGCTGAAATCGATGAAAGTGGATCGCATTGTGGGCCAGTCTCCTGGTATTTCTCTCAAGGACATACTTCAGTTTAGGAAGCAGTTCTACAAAAAGTGGTATGACATCCGTGTTCTTTGTGGAGGGGATATTGCAGCAGAGATTGTAGCAGAAAAAGTACTTGATGCCGTGAAGAGATACCAAAACTCGGAACTGGAAACTTTCATTTCAACTAGATCTAGTAGGTCTGGAAGAAGTATGGAAAAAGACTCTCATAATTATTTCAGTGATGTTGTTATTCAGGGCTTAGCCCCTGACGGAGGACTCTTTGTTCCTGAGAGAGGACTTCCCAGATTCACTGCTGGAGAATGGCAAGGCCTAATAGAAGCAACTTACATTGAAAGAGCCCAGGTGATACTAGAAAGATGCATACATCCTGCTGATGTTCCTGCTTCTAAGCTGGCAGAAATTATTGGAACTGCTTATGGAGAAAACTTTACTTGTTCTAAAATTGCTCCAGTTAGACATCTGGCAGGCAATCAGTTTCTCCTTGAGTTATTTCATGGCCCAACAGCATCATTTAAAGATTTTGCATTACAGATGGTGCCACATATATTTGCATACTGCATTCCCAGAAGCTGCAATTACTTGGTTCTGGTAGCTACTTCGGGTGACACAGGGAGTGCTGTCCTAGATGGCTTTAGTCGCCTCCATGACACTGACAAACAGAGAATTgctgtgattaatttttttcctgaggatgGAGTAAGCCCAATTCAAAAATCACAGATGATTGgctgtcagaaagaaaatgcttggTCAATAGGTGTCAAAtctgattttgatttttgcCAGACAGCTATAAAGCAAATCTTTACTAATTCTGATTATACTGGCTTTCTTACGGTAGAATATGGAACAGCTTTAGCTGCAGCAAACTCCATAAACTGGGCACGACTGCTTCCTCAGATAGTTTATCATGCTTCTGCATACCTTGATCTTGTTCATCAGGGTATTATTCCTTTTGGAAGCCCTGTAGATGTTTGCATTCCTACAGGAAACTTTGGCAACATACTAGCGGCTTTGTATGCTAAAATGATGGGAATTCCtattagaaaatgtatttgtgcttccaatgaaaacaatgttttgaCTGACTTCATAAGAACAGGTGTTTATGATTtgaggggaagaaaattaattcccaCATTTTCACCAGCAGTAGATATTTTGAAGTCCTCCAATCTCGAGCGATACTTGCACCTGATTGCTAATGAGGATGGACAACTGGTGACACAATTATATAACCAGCTGGAAAATAAGGGCCACTTCCAGCTACGGAAAGATCTACTTGAAAAGCTTCAGCGAGACTTGGTGGCTGGGTGGTGCTCTGAGGAGGACTGTCTGGCTGCCATTCACTCTGTATACAGTACTACAGGATATATTTTGGATACACACACAGCTGTTGCTAAAGTAGTTGCAGATCGATTACAAGATAGAACTTGTCCAATTATTATTTCATCTACGGCTCATTATTCTAAGTTTGCACCTGCTATCTTGAGGGCCTTGAGGATTGCAGAAATAAACCAGAATCCCTTAAGTCAGCTTTACTTGCTGAGTTCTTACAGCCCTCTGCCTCCAGTCCACTGGGGCCTGTTAGAGACCTtgaaaaagaagggaagtgAGGAACACCAGGTCTGTGCTGCTGATATGAGTATGCTAATGTCCTGTATAGAAACCTTAATTCAGAATCGATTTATGAAAGTTTTCTGA